In Zerene cesonia ecotype Mississippi chromosome 18, Zerene_cesonia_1.1, whole genome shotgun sequence, the following are encoded in one genomic region:
- the LOC119833831 gene encoding ashwin-like, translated as MTMSCDMLLHPELMTNEQLIYIIQQRHLRVPNILSMQRDDLLLLFHQFCVPYGQRKYKDSGRGKVLNKNRNTSPETTTKLNITNNAHVNVESRQIHLKYTIQNDRLKPPLDLISGHINKKMKLETKTVINEFDKFKRKVPIDPATLVTDCPPIKKERKPITWP; from the exons ATGACAATGTCTTGCGATATGTTATTGCATCCTGAACTTATGACGaatgaacaattaatttatataattcaacag agGCATTTAAGAGTGCCAAATATTCTATCAATGCAGAGGGATGATCTTCTTCTACTGTTTCATCAATTTTGTGTACCCTACGGTCAAAGGAAATACAAGGACTCTGGTAGgggaaaagttttaaataaaaatcgaaataCAAGTCCGGAAACAACTACTAAACTTAATATCACAAATAACGCACATGTAAATGTAGAGAGCagacaaatacatttaaaatacacaattcaGAATGATAGATTGAAACCACCACTAGACTTAATATCGGGGCACATAAACAAGAAAATGAAATTGGAAACAAAAACAGTAATCaatgaatttgataaatttaaaaggaaagTTCCTATTGATCCA gcaACACTAGTCACAGATTGTCCTCCAATTAAGAAGGAACGGAAACCAATTACATGGCCGTAA